In Alkalihalobacterium alkalinitrilicum, a genomic segment contains:
- a CDS encoding YjcZ family sporulation protein, with protein MSGFHGGGFAIIVVLFILLIIVGVSAFGH; from the coding sequence ATGAGTGGATTTCATGGTGGTGGCTTTGCCATAATCGTAGTTTTATTCATTTTGCTTATCATTGTCGGTGTAAGTGCATTTGGACACTAA
- a CDS encoding ATP-binding protein, which produces MSFISQEKILKVLLGFNPWWNSGQIPRDFIKPVKRLAFYEAKKYFYHTEIRREVILSGPRRVGKTTIMYQMIGDILEHSSPKQILYISFDHPMLKLCEIGDILEVFENNISQGSEDLFLFFDEIQYATDWDTWLKTLYDQHPSYKIMATGSASPILVSKMSESGVGRWTQIKIPTLSFYEYIELIGATQPKLPQNIKPTQLSQLSEIDLTAIMLALQPLQKHFHQYLLIGGFPEVAKTHDIPFAQKIIREDVVDKVIKRDIVSLFNIRNVSEFEKIFLYLCMTSGNIVVMETIAKEIGVSRPTISNYLELLEHANLIYMSKPFELKGKKILKSKPKIYLADPAIRNAVLMLGEEVLTDPLEMGTIIETAVYKHIHTFFYDQHPTIGYFRDAKTQKEIDIIVSFPFGRTIIEVKYRQNSTISKNEAIVEWANDKQTKGAIIVTRNDDDYGMTKHETSTKIIRIPAFAFLYLLGHAEKEGYEQLQVNTN; this is translated from the coding sequence GTGTCCTTTATATCTCAAGAAAAAATATTAAAAGTTTTATTAGGTTTCAACCCTTGGTGGAATAGCGGACAAATTCCTCGTGACTTTATAAAACCTGTCAAACGATTAGCATTTTATGAAGCGAAAAAGTATTTTTATCATACAGAAATCAGACGTGAAGTCATCTTGTCTGGACCAAGGCGTGTAGGAAAAACCACGATTATGTACCAAATGATTGGTGATATACTTGAACATTCTTCACCTAAACAAATTTTGTATATTTCATTTGATCATCCTATGCTTAAATTATGTGAGATTGGCGATATTCTTGAAGTGTTTGAGAATAATATTTCTCAGGGATCAGAAGATTTATTTTTATTTTTTGATGAAATACAGTACGCCACAGATTGGGATACATGGCTAAAAACATTATACGATCAGCACCCTTCTTATAAAATAATGGCGACAGGTTCAGCAAGTCCTATACTCGTTTCAAAAATGAGTGAAAGCGGTGTTGGAAGGTGGACACAGATTAAAATACCAACGCTCTCCTTTTATGAATATATAGAATTGATTGGTGCAACTCAACCAAAACTACCACAAAATATTAAACCAACTCAATTAAGTCAATTATCTGAAATTGATTTAACTGCTATAATGCTTGCCTTACAGCCATTGCAGAAACACTTTCACCAATATCTCTTAATTGGTGGTTTTCCAGAAGTAGCAAAGACACATGATATTCCATTCGCTCAAAAAATCATTCGAGAAGATGTAGTCGATAAAGTCATCAAGCGTGATATTGTCTCTTTATTTAATATACGTAATGTATCTGAATTCGAGAAGATTTTCTTGTATTTGTGTATGACAAGTGGAAATATTGTTGTTATGGAAACCATTGCCAAAGAAATTGGCGTTTCTAGACCAACCATTAGTAATTACTTAGAGCTTCTTGAACACGCCAACTTAATTTATATGAGTAAACCTTTTGAACTAAAAGGGAAGAAAATTTTAAAATCGAAACCAAAAATCTATTTGGCTGATCCTGCTATTCGAAACGCTGTTCTCATGTTGGGAGAGGAAGTTTTAACCGATCCATTAGAAATGGGAACCATTATTGAAACTGCTGTATACAAACATATCCATACATTCTTTTACGACCAACACCCTACTATCGGCTATTTTCGAGATGCAAAAACCCAAAAGGAAATTGACATTATTGTATCTTTCCCGTTTGGTAGAACGATTATTGAAGTGAAATACAGACAAAACTCTACTATTTCTAAAAATGAAGCGATTGTAGAATGGGCAAATGACAAACAAACGAAAGGGGCAATCATTGTTACCCGTAACGACGATGATTATGGAATGACAAAGCACGAGACAAGTACAAAAATTATCCGTATCCCCGCCTTTGCTTTCCTATACTTATTAGGTCATGCAGAAAAAGAAGGGTATGAACAATTACAAGTAAATACAAATTAA
- a CDS encoding zinc-binding alcohol dehydrogenase family protein, with the protein MNTMKAVGLTRYLPIDNPQSLVDVVVEKPKATGRDILVKVAAISVNPVDTKVRAPKERVEEVPKILGWDVAGVVEETGPDCSLFRPGDEVFYAGSIARQGGNSEYHLVDERIVGRKPGSLSFVEAAALPLTSITAWEALFTRMSISQDPGPNKGKALLIIGAAGGVGSIATQLAKQAGLTVIGTASRSETVSWVKSMGADYTINHHDPLLPQLQAIGFTNVPYIFCLNALEKHWAGISEAISPQGVVCAIDDPASPLDLKLLKQKSVTFVWEFMFTRPVYETDDMIEQHLLLNRIADAVDHQKLKTTLAEVLGPISAENLRQAHKFLESNRTIGKIVLEGFV; encoded by the coding sequence ATGAATACAATGAAGGCGGTAGGATTAACTCGTTACCTTCCAATTGACAATCCCCAAAGCCTGGTGGACGTAGTTGTAGAAAAACCAAAAGCAACGGGTCGTGACATTTTGGTCAAAGTTGCGGCCATATCGGTCAATCCTGTTGATACAAAGGTACGAGCTCCTAAGGAAAGAGTTGAGGAAGTTCCTAAAATTCTAGGTTGGGATGTAGCAGGAGTCGTCGAAGAGACAGGGCCGGACTGTTCATTGTTTCGTCCGGGAGATGAAGTTTTTTATGCTGGCAGTATTGCACGACAAGGCGGAAACAGTGAATACCATCTGGTCGATGAACGAATCGTTGGGCGCAAACCTGGTTCCTTAAGTTTTGTGGAAGCCGCAGCTCTTCCCCTAACCTCAATTACAGCTTGGGAAGCGTTATTTACCCGAATGTCTATTTCCCAAGATCCAGGCCCTAACAAAGGAAAGGCTCTGCTGATCATTGGTGCAGCCGGGGGTGTAGGTTCCATTGCCACTCAGCTTGCAAAACAAGCGGGGCTTACTGTAATCGGGACTGCTTCCAGATCGGAAACTGTTAGCTGGGTTAAATCAATGGGAGCGGACTATACCATTAATCACCATGACCCGCTCCTTCCACAACTTCAAGCAATTGGATTTACAAACGTTCCGTACATTTTTTGCCTGAATGCTTTGGAAAAACACTGGGCCGGTATTAGCGAAGCTATTTCTCCGCAAGGAGTTGTGTGCGCAATTGATGATCCAGCCTCTCCGCTGGACCTCAAATTGCTTAAGCAAAAAAGCGTCACCTTCGTGTGGGAGTTTATGTTTACTCGCCCTGTTTACGAGACAGATGATATGATTGAGCAGCATCTATTGCTTAATCGTATTGCTGATGCTGTGGACCATCAAAAATTAAAGACAACACTGGCCGAAGTCCTTGGACCGATCTCAGCAGAAAATCTCCGTCAAGCCCACAAATTTTTGGAGAGCAATAGGACGATTGGTAAAATTGTACTAGAAGGTTTTGTTTAA
- a CDS encoding ArsR/SmtB family transcription factor, whose protein sequence is MTLKQESERLNDEQAVEIFKALSNQTRVSILQMLKDPDSHFSPQAHIIADEGFEGGVCVGDIRSKAGISQSTTSQYLSILLQSGLVEIKRIGQWTYYRRNEETIKKFEKYIGTKI, encoded by the coding sequence ATGACATTGAAGCAGGAATCGGAACGCTTAAATGATGAACAAGCCGTTGAAATTTTTAAGGCATTGTCGAACCAGACGAGGGTGAGCATTCTTCAAATGTTAAAAGATCCCGACAGTCATTTTTCACCGCAAGCCCATATTATTGCTGATGAAGGATTTGAAGGCGGGGTTTGCGTAGGGGATATCCGAAGCAAGGCGGGGATTTCGCAATCCACTACTTCACAGTATTTATCGATTTTGCTGCAAAGCGGACTTGTTGAAATAAAGCGAATCGGACAATGGACATATTATCGCCGTAATGAGGAGACGATTAAAAAGTTCGAAAAATACATTGGTACAAAAATATAA
- a CDS encoding LLM class flavin-dependent oxidoreductase translates to MSKHAIKLNEIPFSVLDLAPITARSTPADSFRHTLELAQHAEKLGYNRFWLAEHHNMPFIASSATSVVMSHVAAGTSKIRIGSGGIMLPNHAPLVIAEQFGTLESLYPGRIDLGLGRAPGTDQGTARALRRDLGSTGDDFPEQLAELRGYFDPSLAQGNLIKAIPGEGLNIPIWLLGSSGFSAQLAGELGLPFAFAAHFSPLNTLGALQIYRKAFKPSNVLDNPYAMVALNIIAAETDKEAKLLFTTLQQQFLNLMSGNLTQLQPPVDDISEVASSYQLKALEQQLGTSIVGSQQTIKDKLHTFLEESQADEIMAIAQVYDHKARLHSYDLLAEITKSRR, encoded by the coding sequence ATGTCTAAACATGCAATTAAACTAAACGAAATTCCATTCTCAGTGCTGGATCTTGCACCGATAACAGCCAGAAGTACTCCTGCAGATTCTTTCCGCCACACATTGGAACTCGCACAGCATGCTGAAAAACTTGGTTACAACCGTTTTTGGCTTGCTGAACATCATAATATGCCGTTCATCGCCAGTTCCGCCACTTCGGTGGTGATGTCCCATGTGGCAGCCGGTACATCAAAAATCCGGATTGGTTCAGGAGGAATCATGCTGCCGAATCACGCTCCGCTCGTCATCGCTGAGCAGTTTGGCACTCTTGAATCCTTATATCCTGGGCGAATTGACCTTGGTCTGGGGCGGGCACCCGGTACAGATCAGGGGACTGCTCGTGCATTGAGACGCGACTTGGGAAGTACCGGAGATGACTTTCCTGAGCAATTAGCGGAACTCCGCGGTTACTTTGATCCATCCTTGGCACAAGGAAACCTAATAAAAGCGATTCCAGGTGAAGGTTTGAATATTCCAATCTGGCTGCTGGGTTCAAGCGGCTTCAGTGCGCAGCTGGCCGGAGAACTGGGTTTGCCATTCGCATTTGCCGCCCATTTCTCGCCACTTAACACTCTGGGTGCTCTACAGATCTATCGCAAGGCGTTTAAGCCTTCGAATGTTCTCGATAATCCGTATGCGATGGTGGCATTGAATATCATTGCAGCAGAAACGGATAAAGAGGCAAAACTCCTTTTCACAACCCTGCAGCAGCAATTTTTGAATCTGATGAGCGGAAACCTTACACAGCTTCAACCACCGGTAGATGACATATCCGAAGTGGCCAGCAGCTACCAATTAAAGGCTCTCGAGCAGCAATTAGGCACATCGATTGTTGGCAGCCAGCAGACGATAAAGGACAAGCTGCATACATTTTTGGAGGAGAGCCAGGCTGATGAAATCATGGCCATTGCCCAAGTTTACGACCACAAAGCTCGCCTGCATTCATACGATCTTCTGGCAGAAATTACAAAAAGCAGAAGGTGA
- a CDS encoding LLM class flavin-dependent oxidoreductase gives MNIDDNGQMFDVWIYLTYLAAHTKDIALGTASVVLPLRHPVRVAKEASSIDQLFPERLIMGVASGDRDKDFTALGISKLESGRLFKKNYAFLERLLKEDSPTINSDLGVIDGTDMRMIPKPFSSIPTMVTGFSNQSIEWIAQNGDGWIHYPRAIPQQTQLINEYRELSEIHAPGVFKPFTQTLFIDLSENPDALPVPIPLGFRVGRKQLLEILYQFQSIGVNHLAFVLYFSKRPPEEVIQELGEFVLPYFPTHEIPVGD, from the coding sequence TTGAATATTGATGATAATGGTCAAATGTTTGATGTATGGATTTATTTAACCTATCTTGCGGCCCATACCAAGGATATTGCACTTGGGACGGCTAGTGTGGTCCTCCCTCTGCGCCACCCTGTCAGAGTTGCAAAGGAAGCATCATCTATTGACCAGTTGTTTCCCGAACGGCTGATCATGGGAGTGGCTTCAGGAGACCGCGATAAAGATTTCACAGCTTTGGGAATATCCAAGCTCGAAAGTGGAAGGCTGTTTAAAAAGAATTATGCATTCCTTGAACGGCTATTAAAGGAGGACAGTCCGACAATCAACAGCGATTTAGGCGTCATCGATGGAACGGATATGAGAATGATCCCCAAGCCTTTTTCCTCGATTCCGACCATGGTGACAGGATTCAGCAATCAATCGATTGAATGGATCGCCCAGAATGGGGACGGCTGGATCCATTACCCGAGGGCTATCCCACAACAAACTCAATTGATTAACGAGTATCGCGAGTTGTCGGAAATTCACGCCCCAGGAGTGTTTAAACCTTTCACTCAGACTTTATTTATTGATTTATCGGAAAATCCCGATGCGTTACCTGTTCCGATTCCTTTAGGATTTCGTGTAGGACGCAAACAGTTATTAGAAATTTTATATCAATTTCAATCCATTGGTGTCAATCACCTGGCTTTTGTTTTGTATTTTTCAAAGCGCCCTCCCGAGGAAGTCATACAGGAGCTTGGAGAGTTTGTGTTGCCTTACTTTCCGACTCATGAAATTCCAGTAGGAGATTAG
- a CDS encoding OsmC family protein has product MATKTKVQITSESKGMQTVINAGKHTITIDEPADMGGNDTGADPLTILLSSLAGCENVIANMVAKEMSFDLQGIEFDIKGLLDLRGLMGEEGVKPYFEKVTINAKVKTSESQERVNELQSKTDKRCPVFTTFEAAGIELVPNWVKE; this is encoded by the coding sequence ATGGCAACTAAAACAAAAGTACAGATTACATCAGAGTCCAAAGGGATGCAAACTGTGATAAATGCAGGAAAACATACAATTACAATAGATGAGCCAGCAGATATGGGAGGAAATGATACAGGGGCTGATCCATTAACAATACTACTATCTTCTCTTGCTGGTTGTGAAAATGTTATTGCAAACATGGTAGCTAAAGAAATGAGTTTTGATTTACAGGGGATTGAGTTCGATATAAAAGGGTTACTTGACCTTCGTGGATTAATGGGTGAAGAGGGAGTTAAACCATACTTTGAAAAAGTAACGATTAATGCGAAAGTCAAAACATCAGAGTCCCAAGAACGTGTAAATGAATTACAATCTAAAACTGATAAGCGTTGCCCGGTATTTACTACATTTGAGGCAGCTGGAATAGAGCTTGTACCTAATTGGGTAAAGGAATAA
- a CDS encoding thioredoxin family protein yields the protein MLILIDSEQKFNEVINSENPVVVKFFASWCPDCKRMEAFLPSVLEEFDNIPFYEIDKDSFPNVSEKNEVMGIPSLLVFKNGEKLGHLHSANAKTPDQVNEFLSKYFS from the coding sequence ATGCTTATATTAATTGATTCAGAACAAAAATTTAACGAAGTAATTAATAGTGAAAATCCTGTAGTTGTAAAATTTTTTGCTAGTTGGTGTCCAGATTGTAAAAGAATGGAGGCTTTTTTACCTTCTGTTTTGGAGGAATTTGATAATATTCCTTTTTATGAAATAGATAAAGATTCTTTTCCAAATGTTTCAGAAAAAAATGAAGTAATGGGGATACCTAGTTTACTGGTCTTTAAAAACGGTGAAAAACTTGGTCACTTGCATAGTGCAAATGCTAAAACACCTGATCAAGTAAATGAATTCCTTTCAAAATACTTCTCATAA
- a CDS encoding peroxiredoxin family protein: MSKFSLGDKIPDFTLPSVSGDELSFESHQKEHPNWHLIIFFRGAWCPVCVQDLKDLEENKGFFKSKNVHLVTISTDTLGNLKKMVEEHQLSFPVLSDEDLEALKLFDVFYHSDDAPYEDHGAHGEPAYFLVDEKGNLLYQQKQTSPFGRPTSTELRKIVQYIGKNLK, encoded by the coding sequence TTGTCCAAATTTTCATTAGGAGACAAGATACCAGACTTTACTCTACCTTCTGTTTCTGGTGATGAATTATCTTTTGAATCGCATCAAAAAGAGCATCCAAATTGGCATCTAATTATTTTCTTTAGAGGTGCATGGTGTCCTGTTTGTGTTCAAGACTTAAAAGATTTAGAAGAAAATAAAGGATTTTTTAAAAGCAAGAATGTTCACCTAGTCACTATTTCTACAGATACACTTGGTAACCTAAAAAAAATGGTAGAAGAACATCAGTTATCTTTTCCAGTTTTATCTGATGAGGATCTAGAAGCACTAAAGTTATTTGACGTATTTTATCATAGTGATGATGCACCATATGAAGACCATGGAGCGCATGGTGAACCTGCTTACTTCTTAGTTGATGAAAAAGGAAATTTGCTTTATCAACAAAAACAAACAAGTCCATTTGGACGACCTACATCAACTGAATTAAGAAAAATCGTACAGTACATTGGAAAAAATTTGAAATAG